In Chlorogloeopsis sp. ULAP01, the following are encoded in one genomic region:
- a CDS encoding nitrate transporter, whose amino-acid sequence MGHSIFLDFLSSLQLLFVGYIPAAILGILIGSLIGTNPVVYQVSKRFLQIPYSMPPIALVPLALILFRELEVATSVVVFSSAIWPLTIKTAAGIRKSRIEGNSLRIAINCIFDALKIGVWVAWFTVIAIEMLTVGKGLGFFIWNSYRSGNNNSLIEGIIYVGTIGFLLNQLLEITGNILSRLASEGKKSEL is encoded by the coding sequence CTTGCAATTGTTATTTGTTGGCTACATTCCTGCCGCAATTTTGGGGATTTTAATTGGAAGTTTAATTGGAACTAATCCAGTAGTTTATCAAGTAAGTAAGCGTTTTTTACAAATCCCTTATAGTATGCCTCCTATAGCTTTGGTACCGCTTGCTTTAATATTGTTTCGAGAATTAGAAGTAGCAACAAGTGTCGTTGTATTTTCAAGTGCGATTTGGCCATTAACTATTAAAACGGCTGCTGGTATCCGAAAATCTCGAATTGAAGGTAATAGCTTGCGGATCGCAATAAATTGTATATTTGATGCCTTAAAAATTGGTGTTTGGGTAGCTTGGTTTACAGTCATTGCAATAGAAATGTTAACAGTTGGTAAGGGATTAGGTTTTTTTATTTGGAATAGTTATAGATCTGGTAACAATAATAGCCTTATCGAAGGTATAATTTACGTCGGCACCATCGGATTTTTACTAAATCAGCTACTAGAAATTACAGGAAATATCCTTTCGCGGCTCGCCTCAGAGGGTAAAAAATCTGAACTTTAA